In Oxalobacteraceae bacterium OTU3CINTB1, the sequence CAAAGAACTGGCTGACAACAACAACCGTCCGTGGTTCATCATGAACAAGCCGCGCTACGACATTCTGCGCGAAGAATTCCTGCAAGTGGTCACGGAGATGATCGCCGGGGTCGGCAAGTTCGATCCGGCGGTCAAGTTCAGCAATCCGAAGAAGGCGATGTTCCGCATCAACCGCGACGTGCGCTTCGCGCATGACAAGAGCCCGTACAAGACGCGCTTCTCGGCGGCGGTGGCGCCGAACGACATGCGCCGTCCGAGCCAGACCGGCGGGCCGACGTACTACATGCAGATCGACGGGCACGGCAGGTTGCTGTTCGGCGCCGGCGAGTACATGCCGCCGGCGGGCCGCTTGAAGGCCTTGCGCCAGCATATGGTCGATGACGCGGCCGGCTTCAAGAAAGTACTGAAGAACAAAAAGCTGCGCCTGACGTTTGGGGATATCCGCGACGAGGGCAAATTGATGCGGCCGCCGAAGGGCTTCGACGCCGATCACGAGCACATCGAGTACATCAAGCTCAAGAGTTTCTTCGTGTGGACCGAGATCGATGT encodes:
- a CDS encoding DUF2461 domain-containing protein; this encodes MHLRDLTQFLKELADNNNRPWFIMNKPRYDILREEFLQVVTEMIAGVGKFDPAVKFSNPKKAMFRINRDVRFAHDKSPYKTRFSAAVAPNDMRRPSQTGGPTYYMQIDGHGRLLFGAGEYMPPAGRLKALRQHMVDDAAGFKKVLKNKKLRLTFGDIRDEGKLMRPPKGFDADHEHIEYIKLKSFFVWTEIDVPMNKPELLVPLIVNGLKDAFPLVQWMREAKEEELPEE